Genomic segment of Apium graveolens cultivar Ventura chromosome 7, ASM990537v1, whole genome shotgun sequence:
AATAACAACTCTACTTTGGAGAACCACAGCCCTCCTATATTTCCCATGCACACCAATCCCATAGAAAATATGGCTCCTTTATGTGCATATTCTCAACTGGATGATCCGGACTGTTATGAGACCAAACCCTCCATCATAACCGAGAATGCACAAGGCTCGGCACAACCATATCGGAAAAGAACAAGGAAACCGGCCAAAAGTTGTATAGAAGAAGTGGTGAAAGTTATTAGTGTTGCAGAGTTGGAACCAGATGAGTGGGTATGGAAAAGGTACGGACGGAAGAAACTAGCAGACTCATTGCAAAGAAGTTATCACAGATGTGCAGTTAAGACATGCCAAGTAAGGAGACATGTTGACAGAAGAGATAGTGATCAAAATACCTACATTGTCACTTATTTCGGTAATCATAATCATAGCCCTCCCACTGACAGCACTCCCATCCGGAAAAAAAGAAAGTATGTTAAGATCAAGAAAGAGGAAGAGTGCTGGAGCAGCTGATTATCATCTTCCATTATATTTCTTGTCATCAAGGTTTGAGTACCTTCAACCATTCCCTGTACTAATAAAGTGGTTTCATTAtttatatactatatatatattttttctctTTTTATATTCCTGCAAGTGTCAATGAGTTTATCTTCACTAAAATTGTTGTCAGACTTGTTTAGTAACTTTTACACGCGAAATTAGTTTTTATTGATGCTTGTAATTCCCTTATGTTGCACCAATTACCCTTTGTTCAATTTGTGCTTGTAATTTCCGTCCGTTGTATTGCTGGGAAATTTTGATAAATACTTCCTTGATTTTACAGTCCTATTGAGATGATCTTTGAGTTTAAAAAAATTTCAGGTATTGAAATTGTACTACTGTAATTCAACAATGCGATCTAAATTCAAAAAACAAATCCCTCAATTTATCTGAACACTAGTCGCTTGATGAACATTTCACCACTTCACTGGTAAATTT
This window contains:
- the LOC141674073 gene encoding putative WRKY transcription factor 27, which encodes MAPLCAYSQLDDPDCYETKPSIITENAQGSAQPYRKRTRKPAKSCIEEVVKVISVAELEPDEWVWKRYGRKKLADSLQRSYHRCAVKTCQVRRHVDRRDSDQNTYIVTYFGNHNHSPPTDSTPIRKKRKYVKIKKEEECWSS